GTTCTAGCGCTCGATACTCTCGATCGCCGTCGATGACGTATTCAAGCGCCTGCCTTTCAAGTGCAGGGGTCTCTTGCGCCACCCAAGCCAGTTCCCACTGTTTTGGAATCGAGAAGTTACCCGCATCGATAGAGAGTTCATCTTTCAATAGGGCAAACAGGGTCGATTTACCACAACCATTTTTTCCGACCAAGCCGACTTTATCCCCTGGGTGGATAGTCGCACTGGCTTGTTCGAGTAATGGCTTACCGCCACGAAGAAGTTGAATGTCGGAAAAAGTAATCATGGTGTTTGGTGTTCTCTAGCTTTTAGTGCGTGAAATAGTAGGGGCTAAGTGGATAAATGTCGATCATTATCCAATTTGCGATATGATGGCTAAATGCTCAAAGTTATGGACAACTTATTGATATGCAGGATGTACGCATACTTTCCGCCAATAGCCCCAAGGTGCTGGTGATTTTCGTTCACCCAGACCCAGACAAGTCGATCGCCAATAAAGCGTTGATCCGAGCCATCGAAGGCTTGCCACACGTCACGGTGCATGATCTGTATGCGCATTACCCTGATTTTTTCATTGATGTGCCAGCCGAGCAAAAACTTTTGGTCGAGCATGACATCATTGTTTTCCAACACCCTCTCTACATGTATTCGTGCCCTGCGCTACTAAAAGAGTGGATGGATAGAGTAATAGAAAAAGACTTTGCCTTCGGTGAAGGTCTAGCTTTGGCTGGTAAAAAGTGGCGCTGCATTATTACTACGGGTGGTGCCGAGTCGGCATTTGCCTCCAGCGGCTACAACAAATACCCCTTGTCTGAGATCTTGCAGCCATTTGAGCTGACGGCTTCTTTATGTCGTATGGAGTGGCTTGAACCTATGGTGCTTTATTGGGCGCGTAATGTCAGTGATGGCTACCGTAATGAGCATGCTATGCGATACCGCAACTGGATTATCTCACTAGCAACGCAGGAGGAAGACGATGGCAGCAACCAATGAAATCCTCACCAGTAGTGTTGTGTTTCTCACCGCTGCGGTCGTTGCGGTTCCGTTAGCACAGCGTCTGGGCTTAGGTTCGGTGATAGGTTATCTGCTTGCAGGGATCATGATTGGCCCTTGGGGTATGGGGCTAATTTCAGACGTGGACGCTATTTTGCATTTTGCCGAGCTCGGCGTGGTGCTATTGCTGTTCTTAATCGGTCTTGAACTTAACCCCAAAAAACTGTGGCAACTGCGGCGGCCGATCTTAGGTCTAGGTGGTGCTCAAGTGGTCGTGACGAGCTTGGTGATTGCATTGGGCATTTACTTCACCGGTTTAAGCTGGCAATCAAGTTTAGTGATTGGCATGGGCTTGGCTCTGTCATCGACGGCGATTGCATTACGAGTGATTGAAGAGCAGGGGCATAGTGGCAGTGAAACTGGCCAATCAGGTTTTGCCGTATTGCTGTTTCAAGATATCGCAGTGATACCTATGTTAGCGATGATCCCATTACTGGCGGGTAGTGGCTCTGTGTCTGGGCAAGAAGTATTGATCAATGTCGCCGCCATCTTAGGGTTATTGGTATTTGGTCATTACTTGCTAAGACCACTGTTTCGCTACGTCGTGATGACAGGGGTGCGAGAGCTATTTACGGCCACGGCGCTGTTGTTGGTATTAGGCATTGCCGTATTCATGCAATATCTTGAGCTTTCTATGGCGCTTGGCACCTTTTTAGCGGGGGTGCTGCTGGCTGAAAGTGAGTATCGTCATGAGTTAGAAACGGCTATTGAGCCCTTTAAGGGCTTGCTTCTCGGGCTGTTCTTTATCGCAGTTGGTATGGCGGTAAACTTAGGCCTATTGGTCTCGATGCCGTTAGAAGTGCTGTTGTGCGTTGTGGGTTTGGTTGGCATTAAGGCAGGTATTTTGTACCTCCTCGCTCGTTTGTTTGGCGTTCGGGCCAAAGCTCGCAGCAGTATTTCACTGATTCTCAGTCAAGGTGGTGAGTTTGCTTTTGTCATATTGACCGCCGCACTAACAGAAGGTCTTCTGGATCAGGATACGATCGCATTCTTACTGGTGGTGGTGAGTTTATCTATGTTGACCACGCCTTTGTTGTTGCTAGTGCAAAAGCACTGGTTTAGCCGCACCTTTAATGAACAAGAAGCGCCAGAAGCCGATGTTGTTGACCGTAGGCCGAGGGTAATCATTGCAGGGTTTGGCCGATTTGGTCAGGTGGTTGGGCGCTTGATGTACGCCAACCGGATAAAGATCACCGTATTGGAAAGTGATGCTAGCCAAATCACTTTGTTGCGCCGTTTTGGCTACAAAGTCTTTTATGGGGATGCGACTCAACTCGATTTGCTGCGTGCCGCAGGGGCGGACAAAGCTGAAGCCATGGTGATCTGTACTGATAGCCCTGATGAAGTGATGAAGATCGTTGAGCTTTGCCAGTATCATTTCCCAAAACTCAAATTATTAGCTCGTGCGCGCAGTCGGGTAGAAGCGTATCAGCTACTCAATCATGGGGTGCATAACTACTCTCGCGAAACCTTCCTAGGTGCACTAGACCTCGGACGTCAAGCGTTGGTGGAACTTGGGATGCACCCTTATCAAGCGCGCCGGGCACAAGAGCACTTCAAGAAACTGGATATGAACATGTTAAAAGAGCTGTTACCTCAACACAGTGAGGACAAAGAGCTCGCATTAAGAGCCAAAGAAGCGCGCAAGGAGCTCGAAGAGATCTTTGGCCGAGAAATGGAAAAAGACGCCAAGCAAAACTGGGAGTAGATGTGAAAAAACGATTTATCGCCGGGGCGAGTTGCCCTAAGTGTCATAGCGTCGATAGTTTACGCTGGTGGGAGCAAAATAAAGTGGAGTGGGTTGAGTGTGTTGACTGTGATTACACCGAGCAACGCACCCCTGAAGCTGTAGAGAAAAGTGAACACGCTTCAGATCAGATGATTGGGATATTTAAGCCAGATTGATTGTAATCGAGGAATTAATCCCCATAATAAACCCAAGCAAAATTTATACATATATTCCCGATTGATGGGAATTACCTCCCTGGAGTAGTCATGAAAATTGAAAAGAACGTTGTAGCAAGCCTTGCTTACCAACTAAAGCTTGAAGATGGTGTTGTTGTTGACCAATCAACAGTAGAAGCGCCTCTAGATTACCTACACGGTCACGACAACCTGATCACAGGTCTAGAGAAAGAGCTAGAAGGCAAGGAAGCAGGTGCTAAATTCACGGCTGTGATTGCTCCAGAAGATGCATACGGCGAGCACAACGACGCTCTTGTTCAACGTGTACCAGCGAACGTTTTCCAAGGTGTTGATCAAATCGAAGTTGGCATGCGCTTCATGGCTGACACGGATCAAGGTCCTATCCCAGTGGAAGTGACTGAAGTCGATGGTGAAGAAGTTGTGGTTGACGGTAACCACATGCTAGCAGGCCAAACACTGACGTTTGAAGTTGAGGTTGTGGCGATTCGTGCTGCGTCTGAAGATGAAATTGCTCACGGTCATATCCACCAAGGTGGTGGCTGCTGTGGTGGTGAAGGCAAAGGTGAAGGCGGCTGCTGTGGTGGTGGCGAAGGACACGATCATGGCGAGAAAGACGGTTGCTGCGGTAGCGGTAACTGCGCAAGCTAATCGATTTGCCTACAACGATTGAATACGAAAAAACCTCGCAATTTGTGCGAGGTTTTTTTATGTAAGGCATTGGTGTCGTGGGTCAACACGCCTTAGTAGTGCGGAGGAGGAGTCTCTTCCGATGGGTCGGCGAGGTTTGAAGTGTTCATGCTTTTAACCTTACTAACCATAAAGCGCATCTGCTCTTGCATCTTTGACATCTGCATTTGCTGCTGGGATAGCGCTTCGTTTAATTCTTCAATCGTCTGTTCTTGAAATGCTAAACGACACTCCAGATCTTCAATTCGATTTTCCAGTTGCTGTTTATCGCTCATAGGAACTCCATTACGGTTCAATACGCCATGCTTCAGCGATACCCGCTGATGAGCCGGAAATGATTCGCTGGTTGCGGTCAAAGGCGGCATCATACACTACCGCTCGTGGTGGGCGAGAATCTTTTTGCACTTGAACCTCCCAGTAGTCGAGACGTTTACCTGAGTATGTGTCCCATAACATGACTCTGCCCCCTGGGGTGCCAGTGAGCAGCTGCGAGCCATCATCAGAGAATCTGGCAGTGGTAAAGATTAACTGGCGATCAAATGCTTTCAACTCAGAGATTTTTTCACCCGTGGTGAGATCCCAGATAAAGGCGTCGTTAGCACTATCAGAGGTGAAGGCTAATTTTCCATCCCGCTGCAGCGCTATGCGTACAATGCGGTGGCCATGTTCAAATTGGAATCTCGCAAGACCTGTCTGAGTATCCCACAAGTAAACTTGGTAATCGTTACCTCCAGACAGAGCGAAACGTCCGTTAGGGGATAACGCCACGGTATTCACTTTTTCTCGATGTGCAAGGAACTCCATGCGTCGACCGCTGACTAAGTCCACGTAGATAGCTTTGCCGTTGGATAGTCCAAGTAACACCTGTTCACCATCACTGCTGATATCAATATCACGGATCAGACCATCAGATATCGACCATAGGCCTTGTGCTTGAGTCCAACCGAGGTCCCAAGTGGCGAAATTTTGTTGAGTGGCGGTGACGGCATAGCGACCACTGTCTGCAATGCGAATATGCGACACCGTATTTTCGTCGGGATCCTGAGCACCGAGTTGTGCCAGTTGATTATTGTCATAAAGATCCCAAAGTAATAGTTGTTGGCGGTTTGAATACAGAAGTGCAAACCGTCCATCTCGACTCAGCGCAAAGCTTGTCGAACCTTGAGGCTCTATTGACCAATGTTGGTCACGCTCTGCAGTAAATAGACAGCCATTTAACGTCAGGCTGACAATTGCAAGCCAAATAGAGTGAGAAATTAGACGCATCACCAACAAATCCTGTTTGTCTCTTGGGTTATTAACCTAGTATATTGATGCGACAACAGTTTTGCACATGTGTGTACCCGAATTAGAAAATTAGTGTCGTCGAACAACGTCACTGAGATGCTAAGCCAATAATGGAGAAATAAATGAAACCGTTTTTTAAAGTGTCTTTGCTTGCTGCGACTGTAATGCTAGCGGTAGGTTGCCAAAAAGAAGAAGCACCTAAAGTTGAAGAAGCACCAAAAGTTGAGCAAACGGCACAAGCTGTGACTTTCCAATCGGATGATGAGAAAGCAGCGTACGCAATTGGTGTATCATTTGCTAACTACCTAAGCACTAGCATCGAAAAACCAAGTGAGATCGGTATCGACCTGAAAAAAGAGCTGGTTCTTAAAGGTATCGAAGACGTGTTTGCTGACAACGCAGCAATGACTGAAGACGAAATCCGTGCAGCGCTTGAGTCTCTAGACCAGCGTGTTGCAGAGAAGATGCAAGCAGAAGCTGCAGCAAAAGCTGAAGCTGCGCTTAAGGAAGGCAGTGACTTCCGTGCTGAATTTGAAAAACAAGACGGCGTGACGAAAACTGAATCAGGTCTTCTTTACCAAGTACTGACCGAAGGTGAAGGTCAATCTCCATCTGAAACAGATACGGTAGAAGTACACTACACGGGTACGCTAATTGACGGTACTAAGTTTGATAGCTCGTATGACCGCAACCAGTCAGCAACTTTCCCACTTAACCGCGTAATCCCAGGTTGGACCGAAGGTGTTCAGCTAATGAAGCCAGGTTCTAAGTTCAAGTTTGTTATCCCGCCTGAGCTAGCTTATGGTGAGCAAGACACTCCAACGATTCCTGCGAACTCAACGCTGGTATTTGAAGTTGAGCTACTGAAAGTAGACGCTCCAGAGCAAGAAGCAACTCAATAAGCGCTTCAAATTGATGAAAGAGTCCTACGGGGCTCTTTTTTTTGACTTGATTTTGAGCGGTCGCAGTACGATAAATTCACGAATGTTTGCGCTATGTCACCTGTTGGGCATAGGGATGACGGTTGTGAATTCAAAAAATCTGATAAACTTGCAGTAATTCGTTGAGAAAAATAACTACATTGGATTGGTAAACGTGGATACAAAAGAAGTCACAATCGACACGGACTCACTATTGGAAATGGAGTCCATTGACGTAAAACCTTTCACGGCGCACGACAAAACCATATTACGCTCCTATGAAGCGGTAGTAGATGGACTGGCAAGCTTGATCGGTCCTCACTGTGAGATCGTGCTGCACTCACTGGAAGACCTCAACACCTCGGCGGTGAAAATTGCCAACGGCGAAAATACCGGTCGTACTGTCGGCTCGCCAATCACTGACCTTGCGCTAAAAATGCTTAAAGACATCGAAGGCTCGGAACGTAACTTTTCTCGTTCATATTTTACCCGAGCAAAAGGTGGCGTATTGATGAAGTCGATCACCATTGCGATCCGTAACTCGGATAACCGCGTGATTGGCCTACTATGTATTAATGTTAACCTTGATGCCCCTTTCTCTCAGGTGTTGCAGTCATTCATGCCGACCGATGACGCCAAAGATGCTGCATCTTCGGTTAACTTTGCCAGCGACGTTGAAGAGCTGGTAGATCAGACGGTTGAACGTACTATCGAAGAGATCAATGCCGATAAGTCAGTTTCAAACAATACTAAGAACCGACAAATTGTTATGGACCTATACGATAAAGGCATTTTTGATATTAAGGATGCGATTAACCGTGTTGCAGACCGCTTGAATATTTCTAAGCACACGGTTTACTTGTATATACGTCAACGCAAAACAGAGGATGGCGAAAAGTGAGCTTAAGCTACACGCTGGTGGTCAACGGGGCTGGCTATGGCAGTCAGTCCTCACGTACAGCGCTGCAATTTGCTAACGCATTAATCTCCCAAGGACACACTCTTCGCAGTGTGTTTTTTTATCAAGATGGAGTAAGTAATGGCAGCGCATTAGCAGTACCTGCTAATGATGAGGTCGATACCACCAAAGCGTGGCAAAAGCTGGCCAAAGAACATCAAGTACGTCTGGAGACTTGCGTTGCAGCGGCATTACGTCGAGGCATCGTAAGTGAGGACGAGGCGCAGCAACACGGATTAGCCAATCACAACTTGGCCGAAGGTTTTACTCAAGCAGGGCTTGGTTCGCTTGCTGAGGCTATGTTAACCCAAGATAGAGTGGTGCAATTTTGAGTCAGTTAACTTATCTATTCCAGTCATCACCGCACGCTTCTAGTGGTGGTCGAGAAGGTATTGATGCGCTGATGGCCGCTTCCGCTTATTGTGAGGATATCAGCGTTATTTTTGTTGGTGATGGCGTAAGTCAGTTGCTGCAAGGGCAGCAGCCAGGCGTCATCCTGAGTAAAGATTATGCGCCAATGCTTAAATTGTTTGACCTGTATGACATAGAGCAGGTTTACGTCTGCCTTGAGTCACTCGAAGAGCGAGGTTTAGGTCATGCTGACTTGGTCATTGAAGCGCAGAAGCTATCAAGGACTGAAATTGCAAGCAAACTTAATCAAGCTGGCAAGCTGCTGACGTTTTAGGAGTCACTATGCTACACATCATTAAGACGGTTGCGGCAGTAACACAAGCCAACCAATATGCAACAGCAGGCGATAATTTCTTACTCATTGAAGATGCGGTCTACGCGAGTAATTCACAGCACTTTGCGTTTGCCAACTTGCCGAAACAAAACGTAGCGGTACTCATAGAAGATTGTGTTGCTCGAGGTATCGCACAACGCATTTCTCCATCGATTGAACAGCTAGATTATAATGGTTTTGTTCGCCTTACGGTTGCTCAGGACAAATCAGCGACTTGGGCATAATCTCCGGCACTGCACCACTCTTTGCTGACTAGATATGCGCTTGTAGCGCCTCTATCAAAATAATAGGCAGCTCAATCGGGTTCCTTTTCCTGACCGTTGCAGCAAATCTGCTCAAAAAAGATCCGTATATTTCTTGACACACCTCTCACCTCTGAATAGAATTTTGCGTCCCTAATTGCCAATGGTAGTTAGGGATAGATTTTTCACAAAGCTTACTTTAAGTAAATTCAGGAGCTAGTTAATGGCAACTATTAACCAGTTGGTACGTAAGCCTCGTGCAAAGCAAGTTGTTAAAAGCAACGTGCCTGCACTAGAAGCGTGTCCACAAAAACGTGGTGTATGTACTCGTGTTTACACTACTACACCTAAAAAACCTAACTCGGCACTACGTAAAGTATGTCGTGTACGTCTAACAAACGGTTTCGAAGTAACTTCGTACATCGGCGGTGAAGGTCACAACCTTCAAGAGCACTCAGTTGTTCTAATCCGTGGCGGTCGTGTTAAAGACCTTCCGGGTGTTCGCTACCACACTGTTCGTGGTGCACTTGACTGTGCAGGCGTAAATGACCGTAAACAAGGTCGTTCTAAGTACGGTGTGAAGCGTCCTAAGTCTTAATGGATTCCGTTAAGTAAGGCCAAACACTAAATTATTTTTAATTTTTGAAGAAACTGAAAAGTTTTGGATAACCTGAAGAAGACAACGGAGAATTTCCATGCCACGTCGTCGCGTAATTGGTCAGCGTAAGATCCTTCCAGATCCTAAGTTCAAATCTGAGCTGCTGGCAAAATTTGTAAACATCGTAATGGTTGACGGTAAGAAATCAACTGCTGAAAAAATCGTTTACGGTGCACTAGATACAATGGCTGAGAAGTCTGGTAAAGACCACTTAGCTGTATTTGAAGAAGCTCTTGAAAATGTTCGCCCAGCGGTAGAGGTTAAATCTCGCCGTGTAGGTGGTTCAACTTACCAAGTACCTGTAGAAGTACGTCCGGTTCGCCGTAACGCACTTGCTATGCGTTGGTTGGTTGAAGCTGCGCGTAAGCGTGGTGAAAAATCTATGGCTCAACGCCTAGCTGCTGAAATGCTAGATGCGTCTGAGAACAAAGGTACTGCGGTTAAGAAACGTGAAGACGTTCACCGCATGGCTGACGCTAACAAAGCGTTCGCTCATTACCGCTGGTAATGCCTTTAAAGTGCTGCGGCTCGCCGCAGCACTTTACCTTAAACTTACTAGGGCTTATTCATCTTTCAAATAGCCTGATAACGCCATCGCTTTTTTAAGCGATAGTTTTGTATTTGAAACATTAATAATTCCTACTAACTGTTCTAAGAACTGAGGATGCAAAGTGGCTCGCAAAACCCCTATCGAGCGTTACCGTAATATCGGTATCTGTGCTCACGTGGATGCAGGTAAAACCACCACAACTGAGCGTATTCTGTTCTACACCGGCCTTTCTCACAAAATTGGTGAAGTTCACGATGGTGCAGCAACCATGGACTGGATGGAGCAGGAGCAAGAGCGTGGTATCACAATCACCTCAGCTGCGACGACTACCTTCTGGCGTGGTATGGAAGCTCAATTCCAAGATCACCGCGTAAACATCATCGATACCCCAGGACACGTTGACTTTACTATCGAAGTAGAGCGTTCTTTGCGCGTGCTTGATGGTGCAGTAGTTGTATTCTGTGGCTCATCTGGTGTTGAACCTCAATCTGAAACCGTATGGCGTCAAGCAGACAAATACAGCGTTCCTCGCATGGTATTTGTTAACAAGATGGACCGTGCAGGTGCAGACTTCCTACGTGTTGTAGACCAAATTAAAGATCGTCTGGGTGCGAACCCTGTTCCAATCCAGCTAAACATTGGTGCGGAAGATGACTTCAAAGGTGTTATCGACCTTATCAAGATGAAAGCGATCAACTGGAATGAAGCCGACCAAGGCATGTCTTTCACTTACGAAGACATTCCAGCGGATATGCAAGAAGAAGCGGAAGAGTGGCGCAACAACCTAGTTGAAGCGGCAGCGGAAGCAAGTGAAGAACTGATGGATAAATACCTTGAAGAAGGTGAACTATCAGAAGCTGAGATCAAACAAGCACTTCGTACTCGTACTCTAAACAACGAAATCGTACTGGCCACTTGTGGTAGTGCGTTCAAAAACAAAGGTGTACAAGCGGTACTGGATGCAGTGATCGAATTCCTCCCTTCTCCGGTTGACGTTCCAGCGATTAAAGGCGTTGACGAAAGCGAGAACGAAGTAGAGCGTCATGCTGATGATAACGAACCGTTCTCAGCGCTTGCGTTCAAAATTGCGACTGACCCGTTTGTTGGCACGCTAACCTTCATGCGCGTTTACTCTGGTGTTGTAAATTCCGGTGATACGGTCTACAACTCAGTTAAGGAAAAACGTGAACGTTTCGGTCGTATCGTACAGATGCACTCAAACAAGCGTGAAGAAGTTAAAGAAGTTCGTGCGGGTGATATCGCAGCAGCGATCGGTCTCAAAGAAGTGACAACAGGTGACACCCTGTGTGACCAGAACCACAAAGTGATTCTTGAGCGCATGGAATTCCCTGAGCCAGTAATTCAGATCGCTGTAGAGCCACGCTCGAAAGCAGACCAAGAAAAAATGGGTATTGCTCTAGGAAAACTAGCGGCAGAAGATCCATCGTTCCGTGTGGAAACCGATGACGAAACAGGCCAAACCCTGATTTCAGGTATGGGTGAACTTCACCTAGACATCATCGTTGACCGTATGAAGCGTGAATTTAGTGTTGATTGTAACGTGGGTAAACCGCAAGTTGCATACCGTGAAACCATTCGCGGCAACACAGAAGCTGAAGGCAAATTTGTTCGTCAATCAGGTGGTCGCGGTCAATACGGTCATGTATGGCTGAAGATTGAACCATCAGAACCTGGCGAAGGGTTTGTTTTTGTAGACGAGATCGTTGGTGGTGTGGTTCCTAAGGAATACATCAGCTCGGTATCGAAAGGTATCGAGGAGCAAATGAACAACGGTGTGCTTGCTGGCTATCCAATGCTGGATATTAAAGCAACGCTATACGATGGTTCATACCACGATGTCGACTCAAACGAGATGGCGTTTAAGATCGCTGGCTCGATGGCATTTAGAAAGGGTGCGCTTGAAGCTCAACCAGTAATTCTAGAGCCAATGATGAAAG
This portion of the Vibrio sp. SCSIO 43136 genome encodes:
- the tusB gene encoding sulfurtransferase complex subunit TusB, which codes for MLHIIKTVAAVTQANQYATAGDNFLLIEDAVYASNSQHFAFANLPKQNVAVLIEDCVARGIAQRISPSIEQLDYNGFVRLTVAQDKSATWA
- the fusA gene encoding elongation factor G, which produces MARKTPIERYRNIGICAHVDAGKTTTTERILFYTGLSHKIGEVHDGAATMDWMEQEQERGITITSAATTTFWRGMEAQFQDHRVNIIDTPGHVDFTIEVERSLRVLDGAVVVFCGSSGVEPQSETVWRQADKYSVPRMVFVNKMDRAGADFLRVVDQIKDRLGANPVPIQLNIGAEDDFKGVIDLIKMKAINWNEADQGMSFTYEDIPADMQEEAEEWRNNLVEAAAEASEELMDKYLEEGELSEAEIKQALRTRTLNNEIVLATCGSAFKNKGVQAVLDAVIEFLPSPVDVPAIKGVDESENEVERHADDNEPFSALAFKIATDPFVGTLTFMRVYSGVVNSGDTVYNSVKEKRERFGRIVQMHSNKREEVKEVRAGDIAAAIGLKEVTTGDTLCDQNHKVILERMEFPEPVIQIAVEPRSKADQEKMGIALGKLAAEDPSFRVETDDETGQTLISGMGELHLDIIVDRMKREFSVDCNVGKPQVAYRETIRGNTEAEGKFVRQSGGRGQYGHVWLKIEPSEPGEGFVFVDEIVGGVVPKEYISSVSKGIEEQMNNGVLAGYPMLDIKATLYDGSYHDVDSNEMAFKIAGSMAFRKGALEAQPVILEPMMKVEVTTPEDWMGDVVGDLNRRRGIIEGMDEGTAGLKIIRAQVPLSVMFGYATDLRSATQGRASYSMEFSEYAEVPKNVADAIIAERG
- the kefG gene encoding glutathione-regulated potassium-efflux system ancillary protein KefG — translated: MQDVRILSANSPKVLVIFVHPDPDKSIANKALIRAIEGLPHVTVHDLYAHYPDFFIDVPAEQKLLVEHDIIVFQHPLYMYSCPALLKEWMDRVIEKDFAFGEGLALAGKKWRCIITTGGAESAFASSGYNKYPLSEILQPFELTASLCRMEWLEPMVLYWARNVSDGYRNEHAMRYRNWIISLATQEEDDGSNQ
- the slyD gene encoding peptidylprolyl isomerase, coding for MKIEKNVVASLAYQLKLEDGVVVDQSTVEAPLDYLHGHDNLITGLEKELEGKEAGAKFTAVIAPEDAYGEHNDALVQRVPANVFQGVDQIEVGMRFMADTDQGPIPVEVTEVDGEEVVVDGNHMLAGQTLTFEVEVVAIRAASEDEIAHGHIHQGGGCCGGEGKGEGGCCGGGEGHDHGEKDGCCGSGNCAS
- the rpsG gene encoding 30S ribosomal protein S7, yielding MPRRRVIGQRKILPDPKFKSELLAKFVNIVMVDGKKSTAEKIVYGALDTMAEKSGKDHLAVFEEALENVRPAVEVKSRRVGGSTYQVPVEVRPVRRNALAMRWLVEAARKRGEKSMAQRLAAEMLDASENKGTAVKKREDVHRMADANKAFAHYRW
- the tusD gene encoding sulfurtransferase complex subunit TusD → MSLSYTLVVNGAGYGSQSSRTALQFANALISQGHTLRSVFFYQDGVSNGSALAVPANDEVDTTKAWQKLAKEHQVRLETCVAAALRRGIVSEDEAQQHGLANHNLAEGFTQAGLGSLAEAMLTQDRVVQF
- the rpsL gene encoding 30S ribosomal protein S12, which translates into the protein MATINQLVRKPRAKQVVKSNVPALEACPQKRGVCTRVYTTTPKKPNSALRKVCRVRLTNGFEVTSYIGGEGHNLQEHSVVLIRGGRVKDLPGVRYHTVRGALDCAGVNDRKQGRSKYGVKRPKS
- the fkpA gene encoding FKBP-type peptidyl-prolyl cis-trans isomerase → MKPFFKVSLLAATVMLAVGCQKEEAPKVEEAPKVEQTAQAVTFQSDDEKAAYAIGVSFANYLSTSIEKPSEIGIDLKKELVLKGIEDVFADNAAMTEDEIRAALESLDQRVAEKMQAEAAAKAEAALKEGSDFRAEFEKQDGVTKTESGLLYQVLTEGEGQSPSETDTVEVHYTGTLIDGTKFDSSYDRNQSATFPLNRVIPGWTEGVQLMKPGSKFKFVIPPELAYGEQDTPTIPANSTLVFEVELLKVDAPEQEATQ
- a CDS encoding YheV family putative zinc ribbon protein, with the translated sequence MGVDVKKRFIAGASCPKCHSVDSLRWWEQNKVEWVECVDCDYTEQRTPEAVEKSEHASDQMIGIFKPD
- a CDS encoding transcriptional regulator; the encoded protein is MESIDVKPFTAHDKTILRSYEAVVDGLASLIGPHCEIVLHSLEDLNTSAVKIANGENTGRTVGSPITDLALKMLKDIEGSERNFSRSYFTRAKGGVLMKSITIAIRNSDNRVIGLLCINVNLDAPFSQVLQSFMPTDDAKDAASSVNFASDVEELVDQTVERTIEEINADKSVSNNTKNRQIVMDLYDKGIFDIKDAINRVADRLNISKHTVYLYIRQRKTEDGEK
- a CDS encoding SlyX family protein; the protein is MSDKQQLENRIEDLECRLAFQEQTIEELNEALSQQQMQMSKMQEQMRFMVSKVKSMNTSNLADPSEETPPPHY
- the kefB gene encoding glutathione-regulated potassium-efflux system protein KefB, with translation MAATNEILTSSVVFLTAAVVAVPLAQRLGLGSVIGYLLAGIMIGPWGMGLISDVDAILHFAELGVVLLLFLIGLELNPKKLWQLRRPILGLGGAQVVVTSLVIALGIYFTGLSWQSSLVIGMGLALSSTAIALRVIEEQGHSGSETGQSGFAVLLFQDIAVIPMLAMIPLLAGSGSVSGQEVLINVAAILGLLVFGHYLLRPLFRYVVMTGVRELFTATALLLVLGIAVFMQYLELSMALGTFLAGVLLAESEYRHELETAIEPFKGLLLGLFFIAVGMAVNLGLLVSMPLEVLLCVVGLVGIKAGILYLLARLFGVRAKARSSISLILSQGGEFAFVILTAALTEGLLDQDTIAFLLVVVSLSMLTTPLLLLVQKHWFSRTFNEQEAPEADVVDRRPRVIIAGFGRFGQVVGRLMYANRIKITVLESDASQITLLRRFGYKVFYGDATQLDLLRAAGADKAEAMVICTDSPDEVMKIVELCQYHFPKLKLLARARSRVEAYQLLNHGVHNYSRETFLGALDLGRQALVELGMHPYQARRAQEHFKKLDMNMLKELLPQHSEDKELALRAKEARKELEEIFGREMEKDAKQNWE
- the tusC gene encoding sulfurtransferase complex subunit TusC — encoded protein: MSQLTYLFQSSPHASSGGREGIDALMAASAYCEDISVIFVGDGVSQLLQGQQPGVILSKDYAPMLKLFDLYDIEQVYVCLESLEERGLGHADLVIEAQKLSRTEIASKLNQAGKLLTF